Proteins encoded by one window of Silvibacterium dinghuense:
- the purB gene encoding adenylosuccinate lyase yields MIARYTRPRMGQIWTDANKYSKWLEVETTASEVLSEAGIVPAEAARAIRERGSQIDPAKLAERALEIEAEIRHDLIAFTTAVAEHVGPESRWFHYGLTSTDVVDTAQALQLKDASALILEDLHDLAAALKRRALEFKHTPIVGRTHGVHAEPTTFGLKLLGWYAEVTRNITRFEAATEQIRIGKLSGAVGTFGHLKPEHEEQICARLGLEPAPVATQVVQRDRHAHYISALAIITATLDKIATEVRHLQRTEVREAEEYFSPKQKGSSAMPHKRNPITCEQISGLARVVRANAQTAYENVALWHERDISHSSAERVIFPDSTILTDYLLAKTTNLIDKLLVYPDRMMKNLESTGGLIFSGQLLLDLAESGMLREDAYRLVQSHAMNAWQNDLVFKELVAADPAITSRLSPEKLAAAFDYRRQLSNVDAIFDRVIKD; encoded by the coding sequence TTGATCGCCCGCTATACCCGGCCCCGCATGGGCCAGATCTGGACCGACGCCAACAAGTACAGCAAGTGGCTCGAAGTAGAGACCACGGCCAGCGAAGTGCTCTCGGAAGCCGGCATCGTTCCGGCTGAGGCCGCACGCGCCATCCGCGAACGCGGCAGCCAGATCGACCCTGCGAAGCTCGCCGAGCGAGCGCTCGAGATCGAAGCCGAGATTCGCCACGACCTGATCGCCTTCACCACGGCCGTCGCCGAGCACGTCGGTCCCGAGTCGCGCTGGTTCCACTATGGCCTCACCTCGACGGACGTGGTCGACACTGCGCAGGCTCTGCAACTCAAGGATGCCTCGGCGCTCATTCTCGAAGACCTTCACGATCTGGCTGCCGCGCTCAAGCGCCGCGCTCTCGAGTTCAAGCACACACCCATCGTCGGCCGCACCCATGGCGTTCATGCCGAGCCCACCACCTTCGGCCTGAAGCTTCTGGGCTGGTATGCCGAGGTTACGCGCAACATCACCCGCTTCGAAGCTGCCACCGAGCAGATCCGGATCGGCAAGCTTTCGGGCGCGGTGGGCACCTTCGGCCATCTCAAGCCCGAGCATGAAGAGCAGATTTGCGCCCGGCTCGGCCTTGAGCCCGCCCCGGTTGCTACCCAGGTAGTCCAGCGCGATCGCCACGCCCACTATATCTCCGCACTCGCGATCATCACCGCGACGCTCGACAAGATTGCCACGGAAGTCCGTCATCTTCAGCGCACCGAGGTGCGCGAGGCAGAAGAGTACTTCTCGCCCAAGCAGAAGGGCTCGTCGGCGATGCCGCACAAGCGCAACCCCATCACCTGCGAGCAGATCAGCGGCCTTGCCCGCGTGGTCCGCGCCAATGCGCAGACGGCCTACGAGAACGTAGCCCTCTGGCATGAGCGCGACATCTCGCACTCCTCGGCCGAGCGCGTTATCTTCCCCGACTCGACCATCCTGACCGATTATCTGCTGGCCAAGACGACGAATCTCATCGACAAGCTGCTCGTTTACCCCGATCGGATGATGAAGAATCTCGAATCAACCGGCGGCCTGATCTTCTCCGGCCAGCTGCTGCTCGATCTCGCCGAATCCGGCATGCTTCGCGAAGACGCGTACCGGCTGGTACAGAGCCATGCCATGAACGCCTGGCAGAACGATCTCGTCTTCAAGGAACTCGTGGCTGCCGACCCGGCGATTACCAGCCGCCTCAGCCCGGAGAAGCTTGCCGCGGCCTTCGACTACCGCCGCCAGCTCTCGAATGTCGATGCGATCTTCGATCGTGTGATCAAAGACTAA
- a CDS encoding DUF2007 domain-containing protein has product MSDVVTIARFNEPLEAEMARLRLQSAGIETFLSGENARILEPGLGPLQLQVSAEDEADARALLADPGLKDGDVIVEELSDAE; this is encoded by the coding sequence ATGTCCGACGTGGTTACAATTGCGCGCTTCAACGAGCCTTTGGAGGCCGAAATGGCCCGGCTGCGGCTGCAATCGGCGGGAATTGAGACATTTCTTTCAGGCGAAAATGCGCGGATTCTCGAGCCAGGCCTCGGCCCGCTGCAATTGCAAGTCAGCGCCGAAGATGAAGCGGATGCGCGTGCACTGCTGGCCGATCCCGGACTGAAGGATGGTGATGTGATCGTCGAAGAGCTTTCGGATGCGGAGTAG
- a CDS encoding acyltransferase family protein, with amino-acid sequence MATVTASASKPPRIVSIDALRGLTIGFMILVNNNGDGDRAYWALKHAAWNGFTPTDLVFPTFLFLVGISTVFSTQARLAQGASRASLLLHALKRAVILFAFGQVVNNFPYFHLATWRVYGVLPRIAICYLIISVFYLISPGWRSKVAVAVGCLLGYWILMRYVPVPGYGIPTHEIPINDPDRNLVAWLDRHIFSAPHLYERVRDPEGFLSTLPAVGTALMGMITGIWLRTTRPLAEKTKYIAIAGAVSVALGVLWNFSFPINKKLWTSSYVLFAGGLSLLLLALSMALVELRRNRTESANNKPGWLMPFLVFGSNSIFAYVLSELLASAIYNFPLRPGVSVVAGPYKAVLQAIGNPAFVSLLYSLLFVLVCWVPTYVLYRRKIFLKI; translated from the coding sequence ATGGCCACCGTCACCGCTTCCGCCTCCAAACCGCCCCGCATCGTCTCGATTGACGCTCTTCGCGGCCTCACGATCGGGTTCATGATTCTCGTCAACAACAATGGCGACGGCGACCGCGCCTACTGGGCGCTGAAGCACGCGGCCTGGAATGGGTTCACTCCTACCGACCTGGTCTTCCCTACCTTTCTCTTTCTGGTTGGGATTTCGACAGTTTTCTCGACGCAGGCCCGCCTCGCGCAGGGAGCCTCGCGCGCCTCACTCCTTCTGCACGCGCTCAAGCGCGCCGTCATCCTCTTCGCCTTCGGCCAGGTGGTGAACAACTTTCCCTACTTCCACCTCGCAACGTGGCGCGTCTATGGCGTGCTGCCCCGTATCGCCATCTGCTACCTGATCATTTCTGTCTTCTATCTCATCAGCCCGGGGTGGCGGAGCAAGGTTGCCGTAGCCGTCGGCTGCCTGCTTGGATACTGGATACTGATGCGCTATGTGCCGGTTCCCGGATATGGCATCCCGACGCATGAGATCCCCATCAATGACCCAGACCGCAACCTTGTTGCCTGGCTCGACCGCCATATCTTCTCCGCGCCTCACCTTTACGAGCGCGTGCGCGATCCTGAAGGGTTCCTGAGCACACTGCCTGCCGTCGGCACTGCGCTGATGGGAATGATCACCGGCATCTGGCTGCGCACCACACGTCCGCTTGCGGAAAAGACAAAGTACATTGCCATCGCCGGAGCTGTGAGCGTTGCTCTCGGGGTGCTCTGGAACTTCAGCTTTCCGATCAATAAGAAGCTCTGGACCAGCTCCTACGTGCTTTTCGCCGGCGGCCTCAGCCTGCTGCTGCTCGCTCTGAGCATGGCTCTTGTCGAACTGCGCAGGAACCGAACGGAATCTGCAAATAACAAGCCCGGCTGGTTAATGCCGTTCCTGGTCTTTGGCAGCAACTCCATCTTTGCCTATGTTCTTTCGGAGTTGCTGGCCTCGGCGATCTACAACTTCCCGCTTCGCCCCGGAGTGTCCGTCGTCGCCGGCCCCTATAAAGCCGTTCTGCAAGCGATCGGGAATCCGGCCTTCGTTTCCCTGCTCTATTCGCTGCTCTTCGTTCTGGTCTGCTGGGTGCCTACGTATGTACTGTACCGGCGAAAGATCTTTTTGAAGATTTGA